In a single window of the Labrus mixtus chromosome 20, fLabMix1.1, whole genome shotgun sequence genome:
- the notum1a gene encoding palmitoleoyl-protein carboxylesterase notum1a: MTAIRMVSSVLLLMLMHSGALCARRFRGGRNPQPRRSPPPPTYRADRVDTTESFPLDFTAVEENMDNFMTQVKNLAQSLYPCSAQKLDYDMKLNFLENTSVTCNDGSSAGYYLKESRGSRRWLIFLEGGWYCFNKENCDSRYETMQRLMSSSKWPQTKTGTGILSPLPEENPHWWNANMVFIPYCSSDVWSGATAKTEQSGYAFMGSLIIQEVVKDLLNKGLDNAKVLLLAGSSAGGTGVLLNVDRVAELLEGLGHTGIQVRGLSDSGWFLDNKQYHCTDCVDAVSCSPTETIKRGIKYWGGVVPERCRQTHEGEEWNCFFGYRVFPSIKSPVFVVQWLFDEAQLTVDNIQLTGQPVQEGQWRYIQNLGIELRNTLKDVPAMFAPACLSHEVITRNYWIDVQVKGTSLPRALHCWDRSLHDNRNNKAPPKGCPVHLIDSCPWPHCNPTCPTIRDQFTGQEMNVIQFLMHMGFDVQKMAQQQGMDPSKLLGMLSSGS, translated from the exons ATGACAGCGATCAGAATGGTTTCAtcagtgctgctgctgatgctgatgcACTCCGGGGCTCTGTGCGCGCGGAGGTTCCGGGGTGGCCGCAACCCGCAACCACGACgctcaccacctcctcctacGTACCGGGCGGATCGGGTTGACACCACCGAGAGCTTCCCTCTGGATTTCACCGCCGTAGAGGAGAACATGGATAACTtcatgacacaggtgaagaacCTCGCGCAGTCCCTGTACCCATGCTCGGCGCAGAAACTCGACTACGACATGAAGCTGAACTTTTTGGAGAATACATCAGTCACCTGCAACGACGGAAGCTCCGCTGG GTATTACCTGAAAGAATCTCGAGGCAGCAGACGGTGGTTGATATTCTTAGAAG GCGGCTGGTACTGCTTCAACAAAGAGAACTGTGACAGCCGATACGAGACAATGCAGAGACTGATGAGCTCATCCAAGTGGCCCCAAACAAAAACAG gcacGGGGATCCTGTCTCCACTGCCTGAGGAAAACCCTCACTGGTGGAATGCCAACATGGT ATTCATCCCATACTGCTCCAGTGATGTGTGGAGCGGAGCTACAGCCAAAACAGAGCAGA GTGGTTATGCCTTCATGGGCTCACTGATTATTCAGGAAGTTGTGAAAGACCTGCTGAATAAAGGTCTGGACAACGCCAAAGTTCTCCTATTAGCAGGAAGCAG TGCCGGTGGTACTGGGGTCCTTCTGAACGTGGACCGTGTCGCAGAGCTGCTGGAGGGACTGGGGCACACAGGGATCCAGGTGCGAGGACTGTCTGATTCAGGCTGGTTCCTGGACAACAAGCAGTACCACTGCACGGACTGTGTGGACGCCGTCAGCTGTTCGCCCACAGAGACCATAAAGAGAGGCATAAA GTACTGGGGAGGAGTGGTGCCAGAGAGGTGTAGGCAAACCCatgaaggagaggagtggaACTGTTTCTTTGGTTACAGAGTCTTCCCATCAATAAAAA GCCCAGTCTTTGTAGTCCAGTGGCTGTTTGATGAGGCCCAGTTAACCGTGGACAACATCCAGCTAACAGGCCAGCCAGTGCAGGAAGGCCAATGGCGCTACATCCAAAACCTGGGCATTGAGCTGAGGAACACGCTCAAAGATGTCCC GGCTATGTTTGCTCCAGCTTGCCTATCACATGAAGTTATCACCAGAAA TTACTGGATTGATGTGCAAGTTAAAGGCACCTCCCTGCCCCGAGCGCTGCACTGCTGGGACCGTAGCCTCCACGACAACAGGAACAACAAAGCCCCGCCCAAAGGCTGCCCCGtacatttgattgacagctgcccCTGGCCGCACTGCAACCCCACCTGCCCCACCATTCGAGACCAGTTCACAGGACAGGAGATGAACGTCATTCAGTTCCTCATGCACATGGGCTTCGACGTGCAGAAGATGGCCCAGCAGCAGGGTATGGACCCCAGCAAGCTACTGGGCATGCTCAGCAGCGGCAGCTAA
- the LOC132954315 gene encoding myeloid-associated differentiation marker-like protein 2, with product MDSHGGHYLNKDAVLSPLGAARMCQLLLGCTIMALVSHSAGYSANYGIFCMFVWCFSFAVTLVVFTLDITRLHTCMPISWDNFTVAFAMLATLMYITASVVYPVYFLQSECPDEGCEVQMYRIAVTVCSSVCCFPYGAEVFLTRAKPGAVVGYMATVSGLLKVVQGFVACIIFGALANDSEYTVHIASQYCVVVYSLCFSITVIVVILTVSGRTSSLRFPFDRFVVVYTFFAVILYLSTALIWPIFSFDKKYGNTTRPEDCPRGECSWDSKLVVAVFTNVNLILYFVDLVYSQRIRFVSSSAV from the coding sequence atgGATTCTCATGGCGGACACTACCTCAACAAAGACGCTGTGTTGTCACCTTTAGGGGCAGCTCGAATGTGCCAGCTGCTTCTTGGCTGCACCATAATGGCCCTGGTGTCCCACAGTGCGGGCTACAGCGCCAACTATGGAAtcttctgcatgtttgtgtggtGCTTCAGCTTCGCCGTCACACTGGTTGTGTTCACCTTGGATATTACTCGGCTCCACACGTGCATGCCTATCTCCTGGGATAACTTCACCGTGGCATTTGCCATGCTGGCAACCCTCATGTATATCACAGCCTCCGTGGTCTACCCTGTTTACTTCCTCCAATCAGAGTGCCCAGATGAGGGCTGTGAAGTCCAAATGTACCGCATTGCAGTCactgtctgctccagtgtttgCTGCTTCCCATACGGCGCTGAGGTGTTCTTAACTCGAGCCAAACCAGGGGCTGTGGTGGGCTACATGGCCACTGTGTCTGGTCTACTCAAGGTGGTCCAGGGTTTTGTGGCCTGCATTATTTTCGGAGCTCTGGCCAATGACAGTGAGTACACTGTCCACATTGCTTCTCAGTACTGTGTGGTGGTGTACAGCCTGTGCTTCTCCATCACTGTCATAGTGGTGATACTGACAGTCTCTGGGAGGACCTCATCACTGCGGTTCCCCTTCGACCGGTTTGTGGTTGTCTACACCTTCTTTGCTGTGATCCTCTACCTCAGCACAGCACTGATCTGGCCCATCTTCAGCTTCGACAAGAAGTACGGCAACACGACTCGCCCTGAGGACTGCCCACGTGGGGAATGTTCCTGGGATAGCAAGCTGGTGGTGGCAGTGTTCACCAACGTCAACCTGATTCTCTATTTTGTTGATCTTGTTTACTCCCAGAGGATTCGCTTTGTCTCCAGCTCAGCTGTCTGA